In one window of Posidoniimonas corsicana DNA:
- a CDS encoding carbon storage regulator — translation MLVLSRKETQRIRVGDSVVVTIVKVSGDKVRVGIEAPSDMLVLRDELEPWATADAAAPPLLTTDVAVNVA, via the coding sequence ATGCTCGTGCTATCTCGGAAAGAAACCCAGCGCATCCGAGTCGGCGATTCGGTCGTGGTCACGATCGTCAAAGTCTCTGGCGACAAAGTGCGTGTCGGCATCGAGGCGCCCAGCGACATGCTCGTCCTGCGGGATGAACTGGAGCCCTGGGCGACCGCAGACGCCGCAGCCCCGCCGCTGCTGACCACCGACGTGGCGGTCAACGTCGCTTAA
- a CDS encoding DUF1501 domain-containing protein: MGRRTHVGRRGFLTAGAVGALGLNLGDFFAIRAAQAASNKYVTPPQKAKSVIHIFLQGGLAAQESWDPKPEAPIEYRGELGSVETKLPGVRFGELMHRTAGVADKLTVVRSVTHGEAAHERGQHNMMTGYRPSPALMYPSFGSVVSHEFGPRKNLPPYVCIPNAPNPYAHSGYLSTAYAPFSVGSDPARGDFRVRDLERPGFVNDDVYHRRMTALETVNGRFTERTASDAVAAMDEFYQRAFNLIGSQHAREAFDMNKEDNKTKDRYGRNPAGQRMLLARRLVEAGARFVSLSYGGWDHHNDITNNMRRQLPAFDQAFSTLITDLDERGLLDETVVLVSSEFGRTPKINNTAGRDHWSKVFSVAMAGGGIRRGAVIGSSGPTSAEPEETPVTPEDLAATMYHLLGIAPEKELMAPGDRPIEIIDGGLVRKELLA; this comes from the coding sequence ATGGGTCGTCGTACACACGTTGGGCGTCGTGGCTTCTTGACCGCGGGCGCCGTCGGCGCGCTGGGACTCAACCTCGGCGACTTCTTCGCCATCCGCGCCGCTCAGGCCGCCTCGAACAAGTACGTCACGCCGCCGCAGAAGGCGAAGAGCGTCATCCACATCTTCCTCCAGGGAGGGCTCGCCGCGCAGGAGTCGTGGGACCCCAAGCCCGAGGCGCCGATCGAGTACCGCGGCGAACTGGGCTCCGTCGAGACCAAGCTGCCCGGCGTGCGCTTCGGAGAACTGATGCACCGCACCGCCGGCGTGGCGGACAAGCTGACGGTCGTGCGATCGGTCACCCACGGCGAGGCCGCGCACGAGCGCGGCCAGCACAACATGATGACCGGCTACCGGCCCAGCCCGGCGCTCATGTACCCCAGCTTCGGCAGCGTGGTGAGCCACGAATTCGGCCCCCGCAAGAACCTGCCGCCCTACGTCTGCATACCGAACGCCCCCAACCCGTACGCCCACAGCGGGTACCTCAGCACCGCGTACGCGCCCTTCAGCGTCGGCAGCGACCCGGCCCGAGGCGACTTCCGCGTGCGTGACCTGGAGCGGCCCGGGTTCGTCAACGACGACGTCTACCACCGCCGCATGACGGCGCTCGAAACGGTCAACGGGCGGTTCACGGAACGCACCGCGTCGGACGCGGTCGCCGCGATGGACGAGTTCTACCAGCGGGCGTTCAACTTGATCGGCTCGCAGCACGCCCGCGAGGCGTTCGACATGAACAAGGAGGACAACAAGACCAAGGACCGGTACGGCCGCAACCCTGCGGGGCAGCGGATGCTGCTGGCCCGCAGGCTGGTCGAGGCCGGCGCGCGGTTCGTGTCGCTCTCCTACGGCGGGTGGGACCACCACAACGACATCACCAACAACATGCGGCGGCAGCTGCCGGCGTTCGACCAGGCGTTCTCCACGCTGATCACCGACCTGGACGAGCGGGGCCTGTTGGACGAGACCGTCGTGCTGGTTTCGTCCGAGTTCGGCCGCACGCCGAAGATCAACAACACCGCCGGCCGCGACCACTGGTCCAAGGTGTTCAGCGTTGCGATGGCCGGCGGCGGCATCCGCCGGGGTGCGGTCATCGGCTCGTCGGGCCCCACGTCCGCCGAACCCGAAGAGACCCCAGTCACGCCAGAGGACCTGGCGGCCACTATGTACCACCTGCTGGGCATCGCTCCCGAGAAGGAGCTGATGGCGCCGGGCGACCGGCCGATCGAGATCATCGACGGCGGCCTCGTCCGGAAAGAACTGCTCGCGTAG